From one Lineus longissimus chromosome 3, tnLinLong1.2, whole genome shotgun sequence genomic stretch:
- the LOC135484377 gene encoding calcineurin B homologous protein 1-like has protein sequence MGSKSSIMLQDEEIEAIQNETGFSRNQIVRLYSRYTSLDKGRNGFLSREDFLRIPELAINPLGDRIVHAFFQENNDDVNFKQFMRVLARFRPIKSRDKDIVSPLNSREEKLRFAFKMYDLDGDNKIAREELLAVLHMMVGANISEEQLGSIADRTIAEADEDNDNMISFEEFTKAMDRVDVEQKMSIRFLN, from the exons ATGGGGTCAAAGTCTTCAATAATGTTGcaagatgaagaaattgaagccATTCAGAATGAAACTGGGT TTTCGCGGAACCAGATAGTCCGCCTGTACAGCAGATATACTAGTTTGGACAAGGGCAGGAACGGATTTTTAAG CCGAGAAGACTTCTTACGGATTCCAGAGTTAGCAATTAATCCTTTGGGTGACAGGATCGTGCATGCTTTTTTCCAAGAAAA CAATGATGATGTTAATTTCAAGCAATTCATGCGTGTCCTTGCAAGATTCCGACCAATCAAATCAAGGGATAAAGACATTGTTAGTCCTCTGAATAGTCGTGAAGAGAAATTAAGGT TTGCCTTTAAGATGTATGATCTAGATGGTGATAATAAGATTGCTAGAGAGGAATTGCTCGCTGTGTTACATATGATGGTTGGTGCTAATATATCAGAAGAACAG CTTGGCAGCATTGCTGATAGGACGATAGCAGAAGCAGATGAAGACAACGATAATATGATCTCTTTCGAGGAATTTACAAAG GCCATGGATAGGGTAGACGTTGAGCAAAAGATGAGCATTCGTTTCTTGAATTAG
- the LOC135484376 gene encoding vacuolar protein sorting-associated protein 37B-like, with product MYASQRLQAGNVTMDESEGLGILRHLNVEELQKLLDDDDRLNALINDVPQVKNLVSEKQMLMASNKSLAEFNLSREPRLIQGKERLASAHEQAKQLQEEVLENKGKLLSNEDDLTLDTALAMLQTKASKTEDDSEDLAEKLLDKSVDIEIFLDLFIPRKTLAHVRKVKAEKMGELVRSQGTQHPGGNMHQWNHPGGQGMPDPSQFMRR from the exons ATGTATGCAAGTCAACGCCTGCAAGCTGGAAATGTTACAATGGATGAATCGGAAGGCCTCGGCATTCTCAGGCATCTCAATGTGGAAGAGTTGCAGAAGCtgctggatgatgatgatcgtttGAATGCATTGATAAATGATGTACCACAG GTTAAAAATCTTGTTAGTGAAAAACAAATGTTGATGGCAAGTAACAAGAGTTTGGCCGAGTTCAACTTATCAAGAGAACCTCGATTAATTCAGGGTAAAGAGAGATTAGCCTCAGCTCATGAGCAGGCTAAGCAACTACAGGAAGAAGTACTGGAGAACAAGGGAAAACTGT TATCCAATGAGGATGATCTGACGTTGGACACAGCACTGGCAATGCTACAGACAAAGGCATCCAAGACTGAAGATGATTCAGAG GATTTGGCGGAAAAGTTGCTGGATAAATCCGttgacattgaaatatttctaGATTTATTCATACCCAGGAAAACCTTGGCCCATGTCAGAAAAGTCAAAGCAGAGAAAATGGGCGAGTTAGTGCGATCACAAGGGACACAGCACCCTGGAGGAAATATGCACCAGTGGAACCATCCAGGAGGACAGGGAATGCCCGACCCCTCGCAATTTATGCGTCGGTGA
- the LOC135484379 gene encoding vitellogenin-1-like produces MRSMSKERSILEKIDHLPLAAMSSSHSIRDFDSNCRRECYVGLGTLILAGGICLLVAGTIMLVSPNTYWADNLWIVFLLVGTVLTFLGISMTCYCSRKKTRYRTVNSDIINQTINQTILLHEGANRIQRSVQVRTTSSPRSSQAELLPRGSQGSASLHLVKKSPAFMNDPQYPVQFGVPWSNNFYDSTSQSSSGCSTQATSTTTTVQQPSTSSSSHGQSSSSSSSTTSVMLYSTSAPPKRLYKQSSC; encoded by the exons ATGCGATCAATGAGTAAGGAGAGGAGTATATTGGAGAAGATCGACCATTTGCCGCTGGCCGCTATGAGCAGCTCGCACTCAATTCGTGATTTTGACAGTAACTGTCGGCGGGAATGCTACGTCGGCTTGGGAACGTTGATTCTCGCAGGTGGGATATGCCTGCTTGTTGCTGGGACCATCATGTTGGTCTCGCCAAACACCTACTGGGCGGATAATCTATGGATAGTATTCCTTTTAGTGGGTACGGTCTTGACGTTCTTAGGAATCTCAATGACCTGTTACTGTTCCAGAAAAAAAACGCGATATCGAACCGTGAATTCGGATATCATCAACCAGACCATTAATCAGACCATCTTACTTCATGAAGGTGCTAATCGAATACAGCGAAGTGTCCAG GTGCGAACCACATCATCGCCTCGATCAAGCCAGGCCGAATTACTGCCACGGGGTAGCCAGGGATCAGCCAGTTTACATTTAGTGAAAAA ATCTCCAGCCTTTATGAATGATCCTCAGTATCCAGTACAGTTTGGCGTTCCATGGTCAAATAACTTCTACGATTCCACAAGTCAGTCATCCTCCGGTTGCAGTACCCAAGCCACAAGTACAACCACCACAGTCCAACAACCATCCACCTCCTCATCAAGCCATGGACAGTCCTCTTCATCTTCCTCTAGTACCACCTCTGTCATGCTTTACAGTACCTCAGCACCTCCTAAAAGACTTTACAAGCAATCCAGTTGCTGA